Below is a genomic region from Ascaphus truei isolate aAscTru1 unplaced genomic scaffold, aAscTru1.hap1 HAP1_SCAFFOLD_1964, whole genome shotgun sequence.
aagttgcccacccctgtcctaAAGTAACGCCTGTCTGGGTAGTCTAATATGACCACATTTAGCCACTTAAGGTAAGTTAGTTGTAAAATATCACAGCTAGGATACAGCGTTTAGCAATACCTCATGTTGCACACTGGTCATAAACAGACATGGAGGGCTATTATTATTTGGACCCAATAGCAGTCCTGCCATGAACAGCTAAACTGTATCCCAGCTGTGATatgttacaatattattaaatcagtTCTAGAACTATACACAATGAAATGGAGTACACAACTTTGGTTACACACCTTCACGAGGTTGTGACTTTACTTACGGTAACATGTTGACTGCTTTTCAGAACAAAGCGACTGGGGAATTTATACACTGTTTCGGGCAAACTTGCATGACGTCTTCTAAGCCCCCATCCATGCAGCTGTTGATCCTGTTTAGAAAGGGTTAAATAGAAATGATCAAACTGAATGACGTGTATACTTTGTGAGctgtaataatattattatttaagtcACTGACAAAGTCAAGTGATTAGTATGACCTAGATGAGGCCTTGGAGCAAACTCCCCcccaaagggcggggaggggggggcgaagggcggggaggggggggcgaagggcggggaggggggggcgaagggcggggaggggggggcaaagggcgggaggggggggcgaagggcggggaggggggggcaaagggcggggaggggggggcaaagggcggggaggggggggcaaagggcggggaggggggggcaaagggcggggaggggggggcaaagggcggggagggggggcaaagggcggggaggggggggcaaagggcggggaggggggggcaaagggcggggagggggggcaaagggcggggaggggggggcaaagggcggggaggggggggcaaagggcggggaggggggggcaaagggcggggagggggggcaaaggcggggagggggggcaagggcggggagggggggcaaagggtggggagggggggcaaagggcggggagggggggcaaagggcggggggcaaagggcggggaggggggcaaagggcggggaggggggcaaagggcggggaggggggcaaagggcggggaggggggcaaagggcggggaggggggcaaagggcggggaggggggcaaagggcggggaggggggcaaagggcggggaggggggcaaagggcggggaggggggcaaagggcggggaggggggcaaagggcggggaggggggcaaagggcggggaggggggcaaagggcggggaggggggcaaagggcggggaggggggcaaagggcggggaggggggcaaagggcggggaggggggcaaagggcggggaggggggcaaagggcggggaggggggcaaagggcggggaggggggcaaagggcggggaggggggcaaagggcggggagggggcaaagggcggggaggggggacaaagggcggggaggggggcaaagggcggggaggggggacaaagggcgggatgggggggcaaagggcggggaggggggacaaagggcggggaggggggacaaagggcggggaggggggacaaagggcggggaggggggacaaagggcggggagggggacaaagggcggggaggggggacaaagggcggggaggggggacaaagggcggggaggggggacaaagggcggggagggggcagggggcggggaggggggcagggggcggggcagggggggcgaagggcagggggcgcgaagggcaggggtaggcccgaggaggctgcttggcccccagcggccggggaggtaagggagcgccggggaggtaagggagcgttggcggctggggtaggagggccgtgccgcgcttcccctccgtccgggagctggtgcagggcggcgcacgtgatgggggggggggcagagggagtgtgggtgtgtgtgtgtgtgtgtgtgtgtgtgtgtgtgtgtgtgtgtgtgtgtgacctttggcccgtcactccgcctcaggccaatgagaggtgtgcggtggcgggcgggccaagggagccatctcattggcctgaggcggagtgacgggccaaaggtccaatgtgattaccccttgggacaggacagacaggaatacaacggtttgagaaatatatagatagattggCTACTTTCACTGCATGATAGTTTATGGCTTATATCTTTGTGGGAAAACCATGCAGCCATTGTtccaaataaaaagaaataaaataaagtggGACTGAAGCATTCGTAACTTAAACAGCAGAAACATGTATACCAGTTCTGTTGGAGGGACAAACGATGCCAAATAACCACATAGTGTAGCGTGACATACATAATTCCCTTGAAAGTGTAAGGTGTGTGGAGAGCACATCCCTCATCATttacaatattttatttattgccGTCAATTTATATAGAATATgccaaaatatatacattttccaCAAATAGTTATGAAGTATACCCTTGCATGTCATCAATCAAGATGCATATATaccggggtgggcaactccagtcctcaatggcaaccagcaggtcaggttttcagaatatccttgcttcagcacaggtggctgtgtcaatgagtcagctgtgctgaagcagggattgctgaaaacctgacctgttggtggcccttgaggactggagttgcccacccctggtgaaCACACAGTGTTGGCCATATGTACCTCCTGTGAATTGTTCAGCAGCCTGACAAATTTCCCTTGTGGGTCTATTTCATCCACTGCCACTCGCCCTGTAGAGCTGGCCTGCTGTACGATCTTGTATCCCCTTCTGCCTTCAGCTGTCTCAGACCCTTCTAGCTTTCTCTTCCCACGCAGAATGCGGCCCGTCGGACTTGTAGATGTTCGAGAAACTGGACTTCGCTTGGAAGAGCCTGGTGATAGCCTCAGCCTAGATCCCGGATGGGCATTTGAGACATACATTCTCATTACAAGCCATTAGATACGTAGCACACTGTGGAGGGTGCGAAAGGTCCAACTACTATTGAAAAAGTTAAAGtaataaatacagatgcagcagatgTTATTGCAGCCGCTGGTCCGGACCCTTGTGTGCGTCCAATTAGTTTTCAATGGCGTTTGCTCCCGATAGCGCATTGTGCATCCCGCTACAACACGCTAGCGGAAGCAATAACAGCCGCTACAGCTGTACCTGCAAACATACAACTACCATCTCCAAAGTCTATAGTTTAGCTCGCCAACTCTGAAGAAATGCATGTCAGTGATCTACAAATGTAGCAAGACGTACGCTGTACGGGACCGCAAATTGGAACGGCTAATGCAGGCCTCACACCCGGGAGGGCCGTACACTTCCCAGAAGGGTTAACATTGCAGACGTCCCCGCAGCTGAATGGAACTCCTCCCGCGTTAATCCTACCGGCCAGCCACTAGTCCCAGCGCTGCGCGGTGAGAAGCGGTCTGTCTTGCCGCGCAGCGCTCGCTTTGTTACTTTTTACAGAGGtttgaaacggggggggggggggcggttctggagctgaacccattaatttcagctacagggagcccctgcttcaaGGTTCAGAAGtcttgcaagtttaaatctcccatgtcACGGCCCACGTGAGCAGGACACAAAcagcacagagataccggcacccccaaccGAGGTCTGAACCGCggagaagcaggggatccccggacctgaaatgaatggggttcagcttcagaAATCCCCTGCATCAAacccatgtaaataaaaagcaggagTGCGCGCTGATCTGAAATGTGAGTAGTGTTTCTCTCCCCAGCTCATGGCCCATCAAGTGAAGGATTGGCACTGcggggtcccattcaaaagcatggaccccTGTAGGGTTGATCCTTTGTGGCCACAAGACTCTGTGTCCTTGTGGTCACGATCAGCATTCTTCCTCATGCTCATGGAGAGCTCaaggtcttgctacatctgtatgtgaaaGCTTCATGCATCACGGGCGAACGTACAAGGTGGACAAAATATTATGACACCAATCCCGAGATGTCCCCATTACAGAACTAAAGCGCCGAGATCTGCCCGGTCATTGGATTGAATGTGTGTAATGAGATCAGGTGTACGTACCTCTGCTCCTCGCCTTCCAGCATCTTTCTGTATGCGTTTATTTCCATATCTAAAGCAAGTTTAACATCCAGTAGGTGCTCGTAATCTTCCAACTGAGCCTGAAGCCTGTGCCTCATTTCCGACACATGTCGGTCCTTCTCGCTCATCTGTCTCCTGTGCAGGTCATGTGCTCGGTCAGACATCTCCTGTAACTCTCGTGCTTTGTTCTCCAACTCAGAGTTCTACCATTGAAACAAAATGGGTTTTCATGAACGGAAGATGCTCTTGGCTTCCAGCCAGCCATTCTAGATTGCCCCATTACCAGAATCATGCTTGCATTGGTTAACGGGAGTGTACCTGTTTGTGACAT
It encodes:
- the LOC142477121 gene encoding lamin-B3-like, which translates into the protein MSRGVIGQQSEEMEVLDSLLECEIKEQIEARKEQKLDQLENAELSAAKNSDYVSATREEIKETQLRVDTLTSQLSQCHKQNSELENKARELQEMSDRAHDLHRRQMSEKDRHVSEMRHRLQAQLEDYEHLLDVKLALDMEINAYRKMLEGEEQRLRLSPGSSKRSPVSRTSTSPTGRILRGKRKLEGSETAEGRRGYKIVQQASSTGRVAVDEIDPQGKFVRLLNNSQEDQQLHGWGLRRRHASLPETVYKFPSRFVLKSSQHVTIWAAGAGAVHTLPSDLVWKAQQSWGTGDDMKVTLLDVDGEESADRAIYRIRRGEDESEEDLFEEAVTEGPFHSQSVDPSCSVM